Below is a genomic region from Culicoides brevitarsis isolate CSIRO-B50_1 chromosome 2, AGI_CSIRO_Cbre_v1, whole genome shotgun sequence.
CATGAATAATTGATGGAATAATAAAGAAACCTCTTAAAAGAAATGTCTCAATTAGGAACAAAGACAGATTGAAAGGTCATGGCACGCGTTGgtcatttgatattttttttatcgtcacATTTTTACTAACAATATTTCACGTCGTAAACAATTCACGAGAATCCCTcgcaaaattatttgtttcattaaatgtgattttccatcgaaaaatgaatgaaacatggagacgcctggtttttttttcaaatgtgaaactttaaaattgctcgttagtgcagaaaaatatttaaattattccaattaaatGCTAAAAGTGGATAAATGATGGCACTCAATCTTGCTAGAAATTCACTTTTCACCTCTTGAAGTTAcgttacaatttttcttccttcgcTTTTTATCGTGCCAACAATTTTCTCTCATGGCTGATTGTTTGCCAAGCCATTtacgattaaatttattgcagaaattcaatgaaaatcgtCGCTAatagaacaaatattttgctcGCAGTAGCAAGTTACTGTCacaaatgttgattttttaatcagtTTTGTGCGATGAGCTGAGCTGAAACCGCAAATCGAACCGCAGCAGCAATAAATGGACGACAAACGACGTGAAGCGTGATGCAAAGGGTGATGAATACTCGTAAACTTTGATTTATTCTCCGCGGTGTCGAGTTAcaagcttaaattttattcatttgaataaatttatggatataaataattattaataatgaatCGGAGCAGCGATTTGACGTCgcggtgaaaattttataattgggaaaattgttttgcacacaaattaatgttcaaaagttttgaagaaaaaacgcAAAGTCATGGTTCGACGCGTTTTTATGgcgaaatttaaattgaaaagtcTGATTGAAATTCTTTGGAAATGAAAGTGatgaattaaaagttgaaatgtaGGTGAGagaaaatggatttttgatGACGGTTGAATCAATGAAAATATGTTCTTATAGGTCAgggtcatatttttttatattttgttatataagaagtttttaattaaaaatgtctcgcggtttaattaagataaaagtcattaagaaaaataatataataaaattgcgatttaaatgagtttttatttttaatatagtttgaataaatttttcatgctttatgatttttttttcattaattttttttttaaattttatttaattaatttttatttttatcaaataattaattttattaaataatttaaataatattttatttatttagttttaaatttaatttttttcagttactaattaatttttacttgacgatattttaatttgtttaattttaaaaattattgaatttatttttaaaaaatatttaaaaaaataaattattaattttgaataattaaaattaatttttttttaataattaaataattatttaaataatcatttattttatttaaatatttttttaagtgtatcttgaaattttaaattaatttattattttacattaattttcaagtaaaaattaattaataattgaaagaaaataaattcaaaaataaataaataaaatatccattaaattatttaaaaaaattaattatttgataaattgatttttctttatttaggtttattattattttattagattaaatattttaaatattttagtttatattttttcagtttatataaaaaaaaattaattcagaattgtattgaaacaattttttattaatttttttgttaatctattttttattaaattttttttttaaatatttttttaattttaattcaaattttttaaaatgatattaaaaaaaataataatataaattaaaaaaaataataatttaaatccaagtttttatcaaacccatagtttttcgtatttttttattttactttattaaataattttttaaaataaattttaattttaattaaatttttttaaatatttatatttataccaaaatatttatacctaaacccattatttttctaatttttatttattttatttttttttatttatttaatttaaattattttttatattttgaaaaatattaaaattttaacgccattaaaaaatattctcttttATAACTTTGGTaataaaactcaataaaaagGTAACTCAAcacctttttcaatttttaacacgaacaaaattctatttaaatattaaagaaaattattcagaaGTTATTCTTCAAAATATATGTCCTTTTCTCCCTTTAAATATTctgatataaaatattcaataaagaCTTTTGTTTTTCTACGAAAAGGGTGAGAAAGGAatcagttaaatttattaaaaaactttcaatttattcatgtAGCTCGTTACTTTTAATTACTTCCTTGTTTATCGATGACCTAAATATCCTCTTTAAACAAtcgaatttttccataaaatcaaaaacactTGAGGTTTTGTGTCTCAATGAAAATCttcttattcatttttttttctaaagaaacgacgtagaaaaatttcaataaaatttgtcaaaagtaaataaataaaataaaattactctgGAGAAATTTCTATTTCGTGGAacctttttcaattattttttttttatatttttgctcatttttcggtctttaatcttttttttttgcatgttctcaaaaacaaacaaataaacaaaaaatcgatgCGATAGCTATGGTAGTACGATTTATCACAAGACGTTTCATTGGAGATTATGACCCGAATTTGGAGAAGGTCTACACGCACAACACTGTCATCGATAACGACGTCGTCCTGTTTGAGATATTGGATGCCACGGGACAAATGAACGTAAGTAGATGAAGGAATATTTAAGCGCACGgggtagaaaaataatttgtttgtcattttttttttgtttttttttttttgcaggaagCGGACAGCATTACGTTGGAGGCGAACATCCGATGGGCCGAAGCATTTATCTTAACGTATTCCGTGACAGACAAGTGTAGCTTTGACGAGTGTAATCGACTGAAGTTCCTCATTAATTACAATAAGCGACGTCGTAGACTGGGAACGAATCACAAGGTAAGTGGCGACACGtggttttttgatgttttcgaCGCAAGggggagagaaaaaaacatttaaaaaaatatataaaataattttaaaaaaatatacaagcatattaaaataaaaaaaattaattaaaaaatattaaaaaaaaattaaaattattaaaaaaatatttaaaaaaaaactattaaaaaaaatattaaaaaaaaataattaaaaaattattaaatttttttttaaatattaaaaaaatatgttttttaattatttttttaaatattttttttaaataattttttttaaatttttttaaaatatttttttaaattttttaaaatttttttttttttttttttttttttaatttttttaaaataatttttttaataatttttttaaaataattttttcaataattttttcattaatttttttgaaaaatttttttttataatttttttaaatatttctataaACAATAGTAAGCATGGTGTTTTTTGTCGCACGCTTTTCCGTTTGTCAGACGTTTCTTTCGTGAAAAATGGCGAGAAAAATCCCGTGCAAGAGTTTCAGTGACACGGAGTTATGGAAATCGATGTGTCCCAAACCTgctatttacataaaattgggAAATCCGGTATCGGATACTGTTTGCCCACGTTGCAGTACAAAAGTTTCTGTGGAAATTCCAGTTTTTCCAACGATTAATGACGATTCTTGTGCTCAAAATGAGCAAATTGGTGacatttctttacaaaaatcccaaaaatcgTTGAAAAGTTTACCGAAATTGGATGAAAATCAGAATTCTTCGTTGGAATCTGTCTCAACTGACGAAATAATTCACTTGCTTCCCATGAAATCGGTGACTTATTATGCTTCTTATGTCACTCATGATCCCCCGAAGCCCAAAAAGGAGAAACATTTGAACATGCGGATCAAAGACGAGATAAAAATCGACTTAAAACGTGAAAAAACTGAAAGTTTGTTGAGCTTACGTTGCAATAGTCGTCACAAAATCTGCCCGATTGAAGAAGTGACGGAAAGTTCATCGACctcaagtttaaaaattacgaaggaacaagaagaaaaagatcGCATCGACCAGATTTCAAGAATAATCGCAAATGCGATCACCAAAGCGAAAGATCGTCCTTCAACGAGACGAGGTTGGGTTACTGAAACTCCGAATGTTCGTTCAAAATGTCTCGATTCAACTTTTGAGGAGAAAAAACCAATTATTCAGATGAACTCGGTTTCAGTTACGCAAGTTCAGCCAGCGACTTCTTTCACACTCAAACGATTTCTCTCGGAAAAGCAAATTCCGTTGGAAACCACGGACGTCGATAAACTGCTTGACAACGAAATTACGACACATCGCACTGACTCGCTACCATCCACGATGGATATGACAAGTGTGAGTGTTGTGACATCCGGATGTTGTGTCGGAAAGtgcatttcaaaacttttcaaaagtttcagcaacaagtcgtcgtcgtcgtcaagcaagaagaagaacaaaaacacgcgaaagaaagaaacttgagatatttttatttttattacaaaacaaaaaaaaaataataatttaaaaagtttgtcgTTGTTGACAACTGTGCATCGTGACGAGAAGCGTcttcgaaaataattatacaagtaattaattgattgtctaaaaataataaatgaacttGTAACGAATTTTCTTCGATATAGTGAGCTTAATTTGGTAAAATAACAAGACATAGGTTGATACAATTGTGGAAAATGTTTCACTTTCTAAAGTGCTTTCAAATactattttttagttgaatttcataattttaatttttttttactaaattttttaactttttccaaaatttttgaaaataaaaaaaaagtttgaaatacttttttttttatacaaaatgacaaaatttgaacaatttttgaccattaattaatatttttgtttgatttgagtttttttttaaattgatttaagaatattttagataaaattgaaaaaaaaataatatcgtaaaaaattactctcaattttttttttttttttttaaattcagtaattttcattaaaaatgttttgtgagAAGAAAATCCAttacaaaaagtttaataaattgtaaaaaaaaaattatgaaaatttcttaaaataaaataaaaacggtcaattttgatgacatttttaattttttttttctcatgtccAATCCAAtgtggcaaaataaaaaaaaataatcaaaaattagcgTTTTTTTGgagctttttttatgaaaaaaaaaaaaatattttgaattctttttgaaaatctatttgtattaaataaattcgtttcttaaaaaaaaatttttctcaacaaaaaaatctgaaattaattttagtacaaagcttttcattttcttaatattctttgtttttttttttgtaattttagtttaagatttttcaactACTTAccgaagtaaaaaataatggatAAAATAATCTCTcgtcctaatttttttctgaataatatttttttcaattttttttttttaagaaatttattaatatcttTTTGTTTCATGTTATCAAAAgccaatttaaattgaattgtatTTCaaggttaaaataaaaaaaaaaatttcaacaaaatttaccttttttggtaattttcataatttttcaaaaattttgaaaagtaatttttttgaatgggacaaaaagttcaaaaaaaattggagcggcctaaacttattaccaaatttatttgtttttttcaaatatttcaaaagttttttaaaaattcttttctaaaaaaacgaaattttttctctaaaaatttttttcgaaaatcattgaacttattttttccaaattttttaaaaattgttttttaagaaaaaataatttttagttgttttttcaattagcccaaaagtaattttccattagccagaaagtaatttttatttggtgatttgatttctttatttttccaatttaattttaatttaatttaatttttcgtgaagaatatttaatattttaaattaaattttaaaaaatgttagttatttattttttatcttaagaaaaacttacccataataaaaatatgaaacatttttccaacTTGTACTTACCTTAACAAAAGCAAATGAGGAACGTGACAAGTGCTTTTTCTCTCCATCAAgtgggttgttgttgttgtattattattatttattattattgtacttAACGATGGGACTCTCCTCAACTCGATTCTACTTCACTCGCCATCATcactaatataataatatttattcatttttctttctttctttcaaattttttcttcattcccACAAAAAAGGAAGGCTTTATCGATGTACCTGTTATACTAGTTGGCAACAAAATCGATCAATTTCATGATCGAATGGTGTCTACCGAGGATGGACAAAAGCGTGCGAAAGAAATTGCATGTGCCTGCTTTCATGAAATCTCCGTGAGAGAAAGCATTGAACAGGTAAttgagttttgttttttttcccgCAAAGAATTTATTCACGTgaattgtttgtgtttttccaTTTGTTTTCAACTGTGGGTTGTTGTACTTGTTTGCGTCAAAATACGGAAATAAAGTAGACACTTTGTTGACGGTTTCATAGAAACCTGAAGTACTTATTTTGTGCATCTTGAGAATAAAAGTTGAATTgttattgacttaaaattcgtattaaagggaaaaaaatattttttttaataaaaataatttttaaaaattaataaataataaattaagtaaaatttattaaaaaataaatttaaataaattaattaaaaaaaaattaaattaaattaaataaaaaaaatattacttaatttaataattttgattattttatttatttattttcatttaattatttttttttaaattaatttataaatattttttaaaaaccatttttattaaaaacaaatttaaaattaattttaaattaattttaattttaaataaattaaataaaatttttttaaatatttatttttattaattaaataaataaaatatttataaatttatttaataaaattaattaataaattaaaattaattaattaataaaaaataattaaataaataaaataattaaaaaaaaaattatttaataattaattttttttatttatttatttaattaatttatttaaattaattaattaaaataaataaattaatttaaataaataaaaaataaatttaaaaaattattaaattaataaatttaaatattaataaaaaataattaaataattaaataatatttaactgattgaaaaatcttaaaatattaaaaaaaaaataatttttaaaaaactcaccctaaattttctaaatttttaataaaaaattatctttctcCTCAGGTAACTTCCGTATTCCGCGATGCCTATCGATTTTGGCGCGTTCTTCACAAATACCCGAAACTCAAGCGATCCAGCAGCGATGTTCACGACCTCCATAACGAAGTCGAGCTCATCCTCAGTCCCGATAGCGTTCATTCCTACTGTGATTGCGACTTCAAGTCTCCGCATCCGCGAAACAACATGTACTTTCTCTCGGGGCGTCCCTACTTGCCTGAAAGTCTCGACGACAAAGACTCCGAAGAAGGAACCGAAAATAGTGACAAACAATGTTGCAGCATTGGCGGA
It encodes:
- the LOC134831796 gene encoding ras-related and estrogen-regulated growth inhibitor → MNSTSPKSSLAKLGLHSHKQKTFRLMVLGQSGVGKTAMVVRFITRRFIGDYDPNLEKVYTHNTVIDNDVVLFEILDATGQMNEADSITLEANIRWAEAFILTYSVTDKCSFDECNRLKFLINYNKRRRRLGTNHKEGFIDVPVILVGNKIDQFHDRMVSTEDGQKRAKEIACACFHEISVRESIEQVTSVFRDAYRFWRVLHKYPKLKRSSSDVHDLHNEVELILSPDSVHSYCDCDFKSPHPRNNMYFLSGRPYLPESLDDKDSEEGTENSDKQCCSIGGSNNEDPFRNRASTDGNLSRRPRKWKYPSFSGTLVSPPARIERRMSISMRGSNTNASY